In Anaerolineae bacterium, a single window of DNA contains:
- a CDS encoding DUF3524 domain-containing protein translates to MHVLLIEPYGGGSHAAWMEGYRAHSRHTVTLLSLPGQYWKWRMQGGAATLARMFLASDVQPDVILASDMLNLPAFLGLTRARTAHVPCALYFHENQITYPMAAGQRKEVHFQLGLINYLSALAADALFFNSQYHLESFFEGLPRELKHYPDFNELNSIRLLRQKSSVLPLGLDLRRFDAYRPSTQRSGPPLILWNHRWEYDKNPQPFLNALIRMAEAGLAFEVALTGENIRQYPEEFEVARQRLGERVVQYGYVEDFSAYARLLWAADIQVSTAYHDFFGASTCEAIYCGCLPLLPKRLNYPALIPPAFHDLCLYLEGQVGQRLADLVARPIAAPPALREHVSQFDWTVQAPRYDAALAALV, encoded by the coding sequence GTGCACGTCTTGCTTATCGAGCCGTACGGCGGCGGTTCCCATGCGGCCTGGATGGAGGGTTACCGGGCGCACAGCCGTCACACGGTGACGCTGCTGAGCCTGCCGGGGCAATACTGGAAGTGGCGGATGCAGGGCGGGGCGGCCACACTGGCTCGCATGTTCCTGGCTTCTGATGTGCAACCGGATGTGATTCTGGCCAGCGACATGCTCAATCTGCCGGCTTTCCTGGGGCTGACGCGGGCCAGAACCGCCCACGTGCCCTGCGCGCTCTATTTTCACGAGAACCAGATCACCTATCCGATGGCGGCGGGCCAGCGCAAAGAGGTGCACTTTCAACTGGGGCTGATCAACTACCTGAGCGCACTGGCGGCTGACGCACTGTTCTTCAACAGCCAGTATCACCTGGAGAGCTTCTTTGAGGGACTGCCCCGGGAACTCAAGCATTACCCGGATTTCAACGAACTGAACTCGATTCGTTTGTTGCGTCAGAAATCCTCGGTTTTGCCCCTGGGCCTTGACCTGCGCCGATTTGACGCTTACCGACCTTCAACACAGCGGAGCGGCCCACCATTGATCCTTTGGAACCACCGCTGGGAATACGACAAGAATCCACAGCCATTTCTGAATGCGCTGATCCGTATGGCCGAGGCAGGGCTGGCATTTGAGGTAGCGCTGACCGGCGAGAATATCCGTCAGTATCCGGAGGAATTTGAGGTGGCGCGTCAGCGGCTGGGCGAGCGAGTCGTGCAATACGGGTATGTGGAAGACTTCTCCGCATACGCTCGCCTGCTATGGGCAGCAGATATTCAGGTCAGCACCGCCTACCATGACTTCTTCGGAGCCAGCACCTGCGAGGCCATCTACTGCGGATGCCTGCCGCTACTGCCAAAACGGCTCAACTACCCGGCGCTGATCCCGCCTGCCTTTCATGATCTGTGCCTGTACCTGGAAGGACAGGTTGGCCAGCGCCTGGCCGATCTGGTGGCACGGCCCATTGCAGCGCCGCCGGCGCTGCGCGAACATGTCAGCCAGTTTGACTGGACGGTTCAGGCCCCGCGCTATGATGCGGCGCTGGCTGCCCTGGTCTGA
- the rseP gene encoding RIP metalloprotease RseP, which yields MNDFLLSLASFVIMLVPTILLHEIGHFIAGKLVGITILEFGIGFPPRITRLFQHRGTEYTLNWLPLGGFVRPLGEDFVRPVGEAQASGDWAEARRRGVTNPKSVFMAKPWERILFLAAGAGMNFVTAMVVFMVMALIGLPVVRGATVAIRSVAENSPAAAAGLQAGDVIVRVDGDYIDSSAALTEYLAFREGTQVTLTVERGAETFEATLPVDTVTPAGSVENVVILAVVKDSPADLAGLQPGDIVLEGDGQKFTSLTSLQQFTNAHKGQEIALLIERDGEQFTVRLTPRVDPPANQGPIGISIGAQQSNAALGFTLADYDAIIDFEPASLGDAINYSLARTGDTVRMIVEAPIEIIRGNLDPNQARPISIVGISQIGGQRLEESFEYQNVLPILDFAAVISLALGLTNLLPIPSLDGGRILFVVIELLRGKPIPPEREGMVHMIGLLLLLGAMGIFIVNDIVNPVVQHLP from the coding sequence ATGAACGACTTTCTGCTGTCGCTTGCCTCGTTTGTGATCATGCTCGTCCCCACCATCCTGCTGCATGAAATCGGCCACTTCATTGCAGGCAAGCTCGTGGGGATTACTATCCTGGAATTCGGGATTGGCTTCCCTCCACGGATCACCCGTCTGTTCCAGCACCGGGGCACTGAATACACGCTGAACTGGTTGCCACTGGGCGGCTTCGTGCGCCCCCTGGGGGAGGATTTCGTGCGCCCGGTAGGCGAGGCTCAGGCCTCCGGCGACTGGGCAGAAGCACGGCGACGCGGGGTGACAAACCCCAAAAGTGTGTTCATGGCCAAACCCTGGGAACGGATCTTGTTCCTGGCCGCCGGGGCGGGGATGAACTTTGTGACGGCGATGGTCGTTTTCATGGTCATGGCTCTGATCGGGCTGCCGGTAGTCCGTGGCGCCACCGTCGCCATCCGTAGCGTGGCCGAGAATTCGCCGGCTGCGGCGGCGGGTCTGCAGGCAGGCGATGTCATCGTTCGTGTTGACGGCGACTACATCGATTCCAGCGCCGCCCTGACTGAGTACCTGGCCTTCCGCGAAGGTACCCAGGTGACCCTGACCGTGGAACGCGGCGCGGAGACCTTCGAGGCGACACTGCCCGTTGACACGGTCACGCCTGCCGGGTCAGTAGAGAACGTGGTAATCCTGGCTGTGGTGAAGGACTCTCCAGCGGACCTGGCTGGTCTGCAACCGGGCGACATTGTGCTGGAAGGCGATGGCCAGAAGTTCACATCCCTGACCAGCCTGCAGCAATTCACCAATGCGCACAAGGGGCAGGAAATCGCCCTCCTTATTGAACGCGACGGCGAGCAATTCACCGTCCGCCTGACCCCTCGCGTTGACCCACCGGCTAACCAGGGTCCTATCGGCATCTCCATTGGCGCCCAGCAGTCCAACGCCGCACTCGGCTTCACCCTGGCTGACTACGACGCCATCATCGACTTTGAGCCAGCCAGCCTGGGGGACGCCATCAACTACAGTCTGGCCCGCACCGGCGACACTGTACGCATGATCGTCGAAGCGCCCATCGAGATCATCCGCGGCAACCTTGATCCGAACCAGGCCCGCCCCATCAGCATTGTTGGCATCAGCCAGATCGGCGGGCAGCGACTTGAAGAAAGCTTTGAGTACCAGAACGTCCTGCCCATCCTGGATTTCGCCGCTGTGATCAGCCTGGCCCTTGGCCTCACTAATCTGCTGCCCATCCCCAGCTTGGATGGTGGCCGCATCCTGTTTGTGGTGATCGAATTGCTGCGTGGTAAGCCGATCCCGCCGGAGCGCGAAGGCATGGTGCATATGATCGGCCTTCTGCTCCTGCTGGGCGCCATGGGCATCTTCATCGTCAATGACATCGTCAATCCGGTAGTACAGCACCTGCCGTAA
- the gyrA gene encoding DNA gyrase subunit A — MEIGVVRPVKIDEEMRQAYLDYAMSVIVSRALPDARDGLKPVHRRILYAMHDMGLGPESAHKKSARIVGEVLGKYHPHGDMAVYEAMVRMAQDFSMRYPLIDGQGNFGSIDGDGAAAMRYTEARMAPMGQDMLADITKNTVDFVQNFDGTLEEPLVLPASVPNLLVNGTSGIAVGMSTNIPPHNLGEVCDALVFMLENWEKLDEIGVPELMRFIKGPDFPTGGIVYRAEGTTPDEDSLQAAYAVGRGKIIVRAKVHLEDMGRGRSRIIITELPYQVNKVSLIERIAELAQTGKVEGMSDLRDESDRQGLRVVVELSRTADPAQVLAELFKLTPLQTTFGIIMLALVDGEPRTLSLKQALRVYLDHRLAVVRRRSQYDLERARERAHILEGLLTALDHLDQAIDIIRRSRTVETARQNLRQAFHLTEVQAQAILDMQLRRLAALERKKIQDEYKEKLQLIKHLEKLLASPKLMRATIAEELKEVKARYGDPRRTVIMGGLASDVSAGDLQIPNEDTWVALTADGLISRTYSDTPPRITATSPVVPRVLLASNTAHVLYLFTEKGEAATLPVHQIPQAEDPEQGTPVNALCALPEKDRGKVAAALSLPASLTEDFLFLVAADGNVKRIRMEDLPGPTANVFKVMNVGESRLGWVFPVREETEIILITAQGQAIRFPVDSVRPTGLPAGGMRGVKLLGQRDRVVGAGIADERQFVWVITDTGIAKYTPVTEYPTQGRAGSGVITMKLPEDALEVAAGVVGRRDDNLVVITSKDKTKYMRLSLAPKGGRSTRGDFVISLRAKETVRSVVVYQPRLEMPTTRSETA; from the coding sequence ATGGAAATCGGCGTTGTTCGACCGGTGAAAATCGACGAGGAAATGCGCCAGGCGTATCTTGATTACGCCATGAGCGTGATCGTGTCCCGCGCCTTACCGGATGCCCGCGATGGTCTCAAGCCGGTTCACCGGCGCATCCTGTACGCGATGCACGACATGGGCCTGGGGCCAGAAAGCGCCCACAAGAAGAGCGCGCGCATCGTTGGTGAGGTGTTGGGCAAATATCACCCCCATGGCGATATGGCCGTCTATGAGGCCATGGTCCGCATGGCGCAGGACTTTTCCATGCGTTACCCCCTCATCGATGGCCAGGGCAACTTCGGCAGCATTGATGGCGACGGCGCCGCCGCCATGCGCTATACCGAAGCGCGGATGGCGCCGATGGGCCAGGACATGCTGGCGGACATCACCAAGAACACCGTCGACTTTGTCCAGAACTTCGACGGCACCCTGGAGGAACCGCTGGTACTACCTGCCAGCGTGCCTAACCTGCTGGTCAACGGCACTTCCGGGATCGCGGTAGGCATGTCCACCAATATCCCGCCGCACAACCTGGGTGAAGTGTGCGACGCGCTGGTCTTCATGCTGGAAAACTGGGAGAAGCTGGATGAAATCGGCGTCCCGGAATTGATGCGGTTTATCAAGGGGCCGGACTTCCCCACCGGTGGCATCGTCTACCGCGCCGAAGGCACGACGCCAGATGAAGACTCGCTGCAGGCTGCTTACGCCGTCGGACGGGGCAAGATCATCGTGCGGGCTAAAGTCCATCTGGAAGACATGGGCCGTGGCCGGAGCCGGATCATCATCACCGAACTGCCCTACCAGGTCAACAAAGTCAGCCTTATTGAGCGCATCGCGGAACTGGCCCAGACCGGCAAGGTCGAAGGGATGAGCGACCTGCGCGATGAATCCGACCGGCAAGGGCTGCGCGTGGTGGTCGAACTCAGCCGTACCGCTGATCCGGCGCAGGTGTTGGCCGAGTTATTCAAGCTCACCCCGCTGCAGACCACCTTTGGCATCATCATGCTCGCGCTGGTTGATGGTGAGCCGCGCACGCTCAGCCTCAAGCAGGCCCTGCGCGTCTATCTGGATCACCGCCTGGCGGTCGTGCGGCGTCGCAGCCAGTACGATCTGGAGCGCGCCCGCGAGCGCGCTCACATCCTGGAAGGGCTGCTCACGGCCCTGGATCATCTCGATCAGGCGATCGATATCATCCGCCGCTCGCGCACTGTCGAAACTGCCCGTCAGAACCTCCGTCAGGCATTCCATCTGACCGAGGTACAGGCGCAGGCTATTCTGGATATGCAACTGCGCCGGCTGGCCGCCCTGGAACGCAAGAAGATTCAGGACGAATACAAGGAAAAGCTCCAGCTCATCAAACATCTGGAGAAACTCCTGGCCAGCCCCAAACTCATGCGGGCGACCATCGCTGAGGAACTGAAAGAAGTCAAGGCCCGCTACGGCGACCCCCGCAGGACAGTGATCATGGGCGGGCTGGCCAGCGATGTTTCCGCCGGAGACCTGCAAATCCCCAATGAGGATACCTGGGTAGCCCTGACCGCTGACGGCCTGATCAGCCGAACCTATTCCGATACTCCGCCGCGCATCACTGCAACCTCGCCCGTGGTGCCCCGTGTCCTGCTGGCCAGCAATACTGCCCATGTTTTGTATCTCTTCACCGAAAAAGGTGAAGCTGCCACCCTGCCCGTGCACCAGATCCCTCAGGCGGAAGACCCCGAACAGGGCACACCGGTGAACGCGCTCTGCGCCCTACCGGAAAAGGATCGCGGCAAGGTCGCCGCCGCCCTCAGCCTGCCTGCCTCCCTGACGGAGGACTTCCTGTTCCTGGTCGCCGCTGATGGCAATGTCAAACGCATCCGTATGGAAGATCTTCCCGGCCCCACCGCCAACGTGTTCAAGGTCATGAACGTGGGTGAATCGCGTCTGGGGTGGGTTTTCCCGGTGCGGGAGGAAACCGAGATAATTCTGATCACGGCTCAGGGTCAGGCCATCCGCTTCCCTGTCGACTCGGTGCGCCCAACCGGCCTGCCCGCCGGAGGCATGCGCGGGGTCAAGCTACTCGGCCAGCGCGATCGTGTTGTTGGCGCTGGCATCGCCGACGAGCGCCAGTTCGTCTGGGTCATCACAGATACCGGCATTGCCAAGTACACGCCGGTCACCGAATACCCGACGCAGGGCCGCGCCGGAAGCGGCGTGATTACCATGAAACTGCCGGAGGATGCGCTGGAGGTAGCCGCTGGCGTGGTCGGTCGCCGTGACGACAATCTGGTGGTGATCACCAGCAAAGACAAAACCAAGTACATGCGGCTGAGCTTGGCGCCGAAGGGCGGGCGTAGCACCCGGGGCGACTTCGTGATCTCCCTCCGTGCCAAGGAAACGGTCAGAAGCGTGGTAGTGTACCAGCCACGACTGGAAATGCCCACGACCAGGTCAGAGACCGCCTGA
- a CDS encoding HEAT repeat domain-containing protein, protein MVKPRDFQDIMPILLDESRPFDAATVYGLSGLDRQQLNRLARDWPSIPVERRRSLLQHLNEISENNFELDFQGINHLALNDPDSEVRQYAIEGLWEDETVEYLRKLVDIAQHDVSQDVRCAAITELGRFILLGEYEEISRADARLSQDTVLRILHSDEDDELRRHALEAIANCSREGVAEMIREFYNTDELPLRMSAVFAMGRTCDEEWAPQIIRELNSSTPEMQYEAARAAGHIGLEEAVPDLIRLIESTDDTEILEVAIWALGEIGGEEARRTLHAIIARAEADDDEEILAAAQDAYDAANLPGDFLLFDFEP, encoded by the coding sequence ATGGTCAAGCCAAGAGACTTCCAAGATATCATGCCCATCCTGCTCGATGAAAGCCGGCCCTTTGACGCCGCCACTGTCTATGGCCTTTCCGGGCTGGACCGGCAGCAACTGAATCGCCTGGCCAGGGATTGGCCGTCAATCCCGGTTGAGCGGCGGCGATCGCTGCTACAGCATCTGAACGAAATCAGCGAAAACAACTTTGAGCTGGATTTTCAGGGCATCAACCACCTAGCGCTTAACGATCCCGATAGCGAAGTGCGTCAGTATGCCATCGAGGGGCTGTGGGAGGATGAGACAGTCGAATACCTGCGCAAGCTGGTGGACATCGCCCAGCACGACGTCAGCCAGGATGTTCGCTGCGCTGCCATCACCGAACTGGGCCGTTTCATCCTGCTGGGGGAGTACGAGGAAATCAGCCGCGCCGACGCACGCCTGTCCCAGGATACCGTGCTGCGCATCCTGCATTCCGACGAGGATGATGAACTCCGCCGCCACGCACTGGAAGCGATTGCCAACTGCAGCCGCGAAGGCGTGGCCGAGATGATCCGGGAGTTCTACAACACTGACGAATTGCCGCTGCGGATGAGCGCCGTTTTTGCCATGGGCCGCACCTGTGACGAGGAATGGGCGCCGCAGATCATCCGGGAATTGAACAGTTCAACACCGGAGATGCAATATGAGGCCGCCCGTGCCGCCGGGCATATCGGCCTTGAAGAAGCTGTGCCTGACCTGATCCGCCTGATTGAAAGCACGGACGATACCGAAATCCTGGAGGTAGCCATCTGGGCGCTGGGTGAAATCGGCGGGGAAGAAGCCCGCCGGACACTCCATGCCATCATCGCCCGCGCAGAAGCCGACGATGATGAGGAAATCCTGGCCGCAGCTCAGGATGCCTACGACGCGGCTAACCTGCCCGGCGATTTCCTGCTGTTCGATTTCGAGCCATAA
- a CDS encoding DNA-directed RNA polymerase subunit beta' — protein MEAKDFRALRISLASPEQILSWSYGEVTKPETINYRRLRPEKDGLFCEAIFGPTKDWQCYCGKYKNIRYKGIICDKCGVEVTRSSVRRERMGHIVLAAPVAHVWYTRRVPSYLGLLLDISRRNLDRVLYFAQYVITHVDEEARQKALKRIDEELARQEAALGGKLDEQIDALRSERDADLEALQQKIAEINASYNAEFTRLSDEIIREAQGLQDRIESQLGQTAATDIRFEAADTVIVHAGTVIGHEHITRIQAAVNERLNELQIDIEDRRKAEVALAEQNINARSTDAARDIEEQMSEKAQTLNQIRAAAQESRSELLSLQPLQFLGEPKYRELRAKYGQVFKADMGAEAFYEILKNMDLDRLSKELWVEVRTTRSKQRKKKATKRLRVVESLRKSGNRPEWMILSVLPVIPPDLRPMVQLDGGRFATSDLNDLYRRVINRNNRLKRLLELGAPDVIVRNEKRMLQEAVDSLIDNSQRGKALSRRGRRELKSLSDMLKGKKGRFRRNLLGKRVDYSGRSVIVIGPKLKLHQCGLPKTMALELFRPFVISKLVQYNYATNVKGAKRIIEQEKPEVWETLEEVIKERPVLLNRAPTLHRLGIQAFEPILVEGKAIQIHPLVCAAFNADFDGDQMAVHVPLSDKAVQEARELMLSTKNLLKPADGAPIVGPAKDMVLGNYYLTMDPNADIIARVDRAEEFRHWSSLVGKRIGVAKDTTGARVAEQRDLAAQNDVILFDTQVDAEGRPISGKSAVDRLIEATLSGAVDCMLFNGYDFQQMLKKHPEWPLVIANLADRRLVVDMDEVEYLYGLGLVDLHTPIRLGNYYDNRPPQPEPELTTVGRAIFNRILPDALRFVQQTMDKKNLQQLVARSYQLLGADLTTDIVDAIKNTGFHYATVSGTTIAVSDLTVPEEREEILAKASEIVDEAERSFRRGLLTEEERYQITIDSWTKAKSDLSEVIKNRLDPFGPIAIMALSGSTKGGFGPITQLAGMRGLMADPSGRIIDLPIRSHFRKGLDALEYFISSHGARKGLADTALRTADAGYLTRRLVDVAQDVIINAEDCETEAGIWIRADDDVAGQKMQERLVGRFAAAPAFNPKTGEVIVGRNEMIDEDLADALVDAGVREVYVRSPMTCQLLHGICAKCYGRDLGRGEVVQVGAAVGIVAAQSIGEPGTQLTLRTFHTGGTAQASGDITSGLPRVEELFEARKKPKGEAVMSDIAGIVRLSRTPEGVRIATVIDSEVVSEQYDIPAGYVLLVEDEQQVKTGQELARQADGEDFITAGMDGQVHLEDGRIYLRYERREEREYEIPSSARLMPDIYDGARVTAGQQLTEGAKNPHRILRILGAEATQLYLLSEVQKVYRSQGVPINDKHFEVIIRKMLSKAQITRSGDTHLLPGELVDKLQLLKINEEVLAKGGEPAVGVPVLLGVTKAALSTDSFLSAASFQHTIKVLAGAAIEGKEDPLYGLKENVIIGKLIPAGTSFNAYQNRASEAVKTTLEHRTFVNEYDEDEDEEEELYDETENDLSDVNTL, from the coding sequence TTGGAGGCGAAAGACTTTCGCGCGCTGCGCATCAGCCTGGCTTCACCGGAACAGATTTTATCGTGGTCCTATGGCGAAGTAACCAAGCCGGAGACGATTAACTACCGCCGGTTACGACCGGAAAAGGATGGCCTTTTCTGTGAAGCCATCTTCGGTCCAACCAAAGACTGGCAGTGCTACTGCGGCAAGTACAAGAACATTCGGTACAAGGGCATCATCTGCGATAAGTGCGGCGTGGAAGTCACCCGCTCCTCGGTGCGGCGCGAACGCATGGGCCACATTGTGCTGGCCGCCCCCGTTGCCCATGTCTGGTACACGCGCCGAGTGCCCAGCTATCTGGGCCTGCTCCTGGATATCAGCCGCCGCAATCTTGACCGCGTGCTGTACTTCGCCCAGTACGTAATCACCCATGTTGACGAAGAAGCACGCCAGAAAGCGCTTAAGCGCATCGACGAGGAACTGGCTCGTCAGGAGGCTGCGCTTGGCGGCAAGCTGGACGAGCAGATCGACGCCCTGCGTAGCGAGCGTGACGCAGACCTCGAGGCATTACAGCAGAAGATCGCCGAGATCAACGCCAGTTACAACGCCGAATTCACCCGCCTTTCCGATGAGATCATCCGCGAAGCGCAGGGCCTGCAGGATCGCATTGAAAGCCAGCTGGGACAGACTGCCGCCACCGACATCCGTTTCGAAGCGGCGGATACCGTCATCGTTCACGCTGGCACCGTGATCGGGCATGAGCATATCACCCGCATTCAGGCCGCTGTCAACGAGCGTCTCAACGAACTGCAGATCGACATCGAAGACCGTCGCAAGGCCGAAGTCGCCCTGGCCGAACAGAACATCAACGCTCGCAGCACCGATGCTGCCCGCGACATCGAAGAGCAGATGTCCGAAAAGGCGCAGACCCTCAACCAGATCCGCGCCGCTGCCCAGGAAAGCCGTTCGGAATTGCTCTCGCTGCAGCCGTTGCAGTTCCTTGGCGAGCCAAAGTACCGCGAACTGCGCGCCAAGTACGGCCAGGTCTTCAAGGCCGACATGGGCGCGGAGGCCTTCTACGAAATTCTCAAGAATATGGACCTCGACCGTCTCTCTAAAGAGCTGTGGGTCGAGGTGCGTACGACCCGTTCCAAGCAGCGCAAGAAGAAAGCGACCAAGCGTCTGCGCGTGGTCGAAAGCCTGCGCAAGAGCGGCAACCGCCCGGAATGGATGATCCTGAGCGTTCTGCCGGTCATCCCGCCTGACCTGCGCCCGATGGTGCAGCTCGACGGTGGCCGCTTCGCTACCAGCGACCTGAACGATCTCTACCGCCGGGTGATCAACCGCAATAACCGCCTCAAGCGGCTGCTGGAGCTTGGCGCGCCCGATGTTATCGTCCGCAATGAGAAGCGCATGCTGCAGGAAGCGGTCGATAGCCTGATCGACAACAGCCAGCGCGGCAAGGCCCTCAGCCGGCGTGGTCGGCGCGAACTGAAGAGCCTGAGCGACATGCTCAAGGGCAAGAAGGGGCGCTTCCGCCGCAACCTGCTGGGTAAGCGCGTGGACTACTCCGGGCGTTCTGTCATCGTGATTGGCCCCAAGCTCAAGCTGCACCAGTGCGGTCTGCCCAAGACGATGGCCCTGGAACTGTTTCGGCCCTTCGTGATCAGCAAGCTGGTTCAGTACAACTACGCCACGAACGTCAAGGGCGCCAAGCGCATCATCGAACAGGAAAAACCCGAAGTCTGGGAGACGCTTGAGGAAGTCATCAAAGAGCGCCCGGTGTTGCTCAACCGCGCCCCTACTCTGCACCGGCTGGGCATCCAGGCCTTTGAGCCGATCCTGGTCGAGGGCAAGGCCATCCAGATTCACCCGCTGGTGTGCGCCGCCTTCAATGCCGACTTCGATGGCGACCAGATGGCTGTGCACGTACCGCTGAGCGATAAGGCCGTCCAGGAAGCCCGCGAACTGATGCTGAGCACCAAGAACCTGCTCAAGCCAGCCGACGGTGCGCCCATCGTTGGCCCGGCCAAGGACATGGTGCTCGGCAACTACTACCTGACCATGGACCCCAACGCAGACATCATCGCTCGCGTTGACCGCGCTGAGGAGTTCCGCCACTGGAGCAGCCTGGTTGGCAAGCGCATTGGCGTCGCCAAAGATACCACCGGCGCCCGTGTGGCCGAGCAGCGTGACCTGGCCGCTCAGAACGATGTAATTCTGTTCGATACCCAGGTCGACGCTGAAGGCAGGCCGATCTCCGGCAAGAGCGCGGTCGACCGCCTGATCGAAGCCACCCTCAGCGGCGCGGTGGACTGCATGCTCTTCAACGGCTACGATTTCCAGCAGATGCTGAAGAAGCACCCGGAATGGCCGCTGGTCATCGCCAACCTGGCGGATCGTCGCCTTGTTGTCGACATGGACGAGGTCGAATACCTCTACGGCTTGGGTCTGGTCGATCTCCATACGCCCATCCGGCTCGGCAACTATTACGATAACCGTCCGCCGCAACCGGAGCCAGAACTGACCACCGTAGGCCGGGCGATCTTCAACCGAATCCTGCCGGATGCGCTGCGCTTTGTGCAGCAAACGATGGACAAAAAGAACCTGCAGCAGCTCGTGGCCCGCAGCTACCAGTTGCTGGGTGCTGATCTGACCACCGACATTGTGGACGCCATCAAGAATACTGGCTTCCACTATGCCACCGTCTCCGGGACGACCATCGCAGTCTCCGACCTGACCGTGCCGGAGGAACGTGAGGAAATCCTGGCCAAAGCCAGTGAGATCGTCGATGAAGCCGAGCGCAGCTTCCGCCGCGGTCTGCTTACCGAGGAAGAGCGCTACCAGATCACTATTGACAGCTGGACCAAGGCCAAGAGTGACCTAAGCGAAGTCATCAAGAACCGCCTCGACCCGTTCGGCCCGATTGCGATCATGGCACTGTCCGGTTCCACCAAGGGCGGCTTCGGCCCGATCACCCAGCTGGCCGGTATGCGCGGTCTGATGGCCGACCCCTCCGGTCGTATCATCGACCTGCCCATCCGCAGCCACTTCCGCAAGGGTCTGGATGCCCTGGAGTACTTCATTTCCTCGCACGGCGCGCGCAAGGGTCTGGCAGATACCGCCCTGCGTACCGCTGATGCCGGTTACCTGACCCGCCGCCTGGTCGACGTAGCGCAGGATGTCATCATCAATGCGGAGGACTGCGAAACCGAAGCAGGCATCTGGATCCGCGCCGACGATGACGTGGCCGGGCAGAAGATGCAGGAACGGCTCGTCGGGCGCTTTGCTGCGGCCCCGGCCTTCAACCCCAAGACGGGTGAGGTGATCGTTGGCCGCAATGAGATGATCGATGAAGACCTGGCTGACGCACTGGTGGATGCTGGCGTCCGCGAGGTGTACGTCCGCAGCCCCATGACCTGCCAGTTGCTGCATGGCATCTGCGCCAAGTGCTACGGGCGTGACCTGGGCCGCGGTGAAGTCGTCCAGGTGGGCGCAGCCGTCGGCATCGTCGCTGCACAGTCGATTGGCGAACCCGGCACACAGCTCACCCTGCGCACTTTTCATACCGGCGGTACCGCCCAGGCTTCCGGTGACATCACCAGCGGTCTGCCGCGTGTCGAGGAACTCTTTGAAGCCCGCAAGAAACCCAAGGGCGAAGCGGTCATGAGCGACATCGCTGGCATTGTGCGCCTGTCCAGGACGCCTGAAGGCGTGCGTATCGCCACGGTCATCGACAGCGAGGTCGTCAGCGAACAGTATGACATCCCGGCAGGCTACGTCCTGCTGGTGGAAGATGAACAGCAGGTCAAGACCGGCCAGGAACTGGCCCGCCAGGCGGATGGTGAAGACTTCATCACCGCCGGGATGGATGGTCAGGTGCACCTGGAGGATGGCCGGATCTATCTGCGCTACGAGCGTCGGGAAGAGCGCGAGTACGAAATCCCCTCCAGCGCCCGCCTGATGCCGGACATCTACGATGGTGCGCGGGTCACCGCTGGCCAGCAACTCACCGAAGGCGCCAAGAACCCGCACCGCATCCTGCGCATCCTCGGCGCTGAGGCAACCCAGCTCTACCTGTTGAGCGAAGTGCAGAAGGTCTATCGCAGCCAGGGTGTGCCCATCAACGACAAGCACTTTGAGGTCATCATCCGCAAGATGCTCTCCAAAGCGCAGATCACCCGCAGCGGTGACACCCACCTGCTGCCCGGCGAACTGGTCGACAAGCTGCAGCTGCTCAAGATCAACGAGGAAGTCCTGGCCAAGGGCGGCGAGCCTGCTGTCGGTGTGCCGGTGCTTCTAGGCGTCACCAAGGCCGCGCTCAGTACGGATAGCTTCCTCAGCGCGGCCAGCTTCCAGCACACCATCAAGGTACTGGCCGGTGCCGCCATTGAAGGCAAAGAGGACCCGCTCTACGGCCTCAAAGAGAACGTGATCATCGGTAAGCTCATCCCGGCTGGTACCAGCTTCAACGCTTACCAGAACCGGGCCAGTGAAGCGGTGAAAACCACGCTGGAACATCGTACCTTCGTCAACGAATATGACGAGGACGAAGACGAGGAAGAAGAGCTTTACGACGAGACCGAGAACGACCTGAGCGACGTCAATACGCTGTAG